The following are encoded together in the Capsulimonas corticalis genome:
- a CDS encoding TMEM175 family protein, giving the protein MRLFDRFQQGKLETGRIEAFSDGVFAIVVTLLVLELKVPEMRDTNNVGELGHRLLDLLPKFLSWMISFIIVCKFWLNHHYLLGLARHATYGMAWLNSLFLMFQSLIPFPTALLGEHPGNPLAVSIFGIVMALNTVLFLILQTYILHNLLKPELTPVNVTNLRWKMVIGPLFYLLGASAACFSTRAAFALYMITPFFFITPLTRAVRKDGADMLS; this is encoded by the coding sequence ATGCGCCTATTTGATCGATTTCAGCAGGGAAAACTTGAGACAGGACGCATTGAAGCGTTCAGCGACGGCGTTTTCGCCATTGTCGTGACGCTTCTCGTTTTGGAGCTCAAAGTTCCGGAGATGCGCGATACGAATAACGTCGGCGAACTTGGGCATCGTCTGCTGGATCTGCTGCCGAAGTTTCTCAGCTGGATGATCAGTTTCATCATCGTCTGCAAATTCTGGCTGAACCACCACTATCTTCTGGGACTCGCCCGCCATGCGACCTACGGCATGGCGTGGTTAAACTCGCTCTTTCTGATGTTCCAGTCGTTAATTCCCTTCCCGACGGCGCTGCTTGGCGAGCACCCCGGCAATCCGCTCGCGGTGAGCATCTTTGGAATCGTGATGGCGCTGAACACCGTGCTCTTTTTGATCCTGCAAACGTACATTCTGCACAATCTGCTCAAGCCCGAGTTGACGCCGGTCAATGTCACAAATCTGCGCTGGAAGATGGTGATTGGCCCGCTCTTCTATCTCCTCGGCGCGAGCGCCGCGTGTTTCAGCACCCGCGCCGCCTTCGCGCTGTATATGATCACGCCGTTCTTTTTCATCACGCCGCTCACCCGCGCCGTCCGCAAGGACGGCGCGGACATGCTGTCTTAG
- a CDS encoding TetR/AcrR family transcriptional regulator, with protein MSSVERREEERENLRRAILTASRELLATEDMEKVSMRRIAEKIRYSPTTIYLHFKDKGELLDALAEEGYALLAERLAAAASGGGEPVERLRRIADAYIAFAMEYKQHYRLMFQYGEGPSIYGESVKRKLWTRQINETLAAVIEAARGPAPTLDAAAIRSVRHVLWAHMHGAVSLVLAGRVKDQEILKQSSETAIAGLLARLQ; from the coding sequence ATGTCTTCTGTCGAACGAAGAGAAGAAGAGCGGGAGAATTTGAGACGCGCGATCCTCACCGCGTCTCGGGAGTTGCTGGCGACTGAGGACATGGAGAAGGTTTCCATGCGGCGGATCGCCGAAAAGATTCGCTATTCCCCCACGACGATTTATCTGCACTTCAAGGATAAAGGCGAGCTGCTCGACGCTCTCGCCGAAGAGGGATACGCGCTGCTGGCGGAGCGCTTGGCGGCGGCCGCCTCCGGCGGAGGCGAGCCCGTGGAGCGCTTGCGAAGGATTGCGGACGCCTATATTGCCTTTGCGATGGAGTATAAGCAGCACTATCGCTTGATGTTCCAATATGGCGAGGGGCCGAGTATCTACGGGGAATCGGTGAAACGCAAATTGTGGACCCGACAAATCAACGAAACTTTGGCCGCCGTGATCGAAGCCGCGCGCGGTCCGGCGCCGACGCTGGACGCGGCGGCGATTCGCTCGGTTCGGCACGTCCTCTGGGCGCACATGCACGGCGCGGTCTCACTGGTTCTCGCCGGCCGTGTCAAAGACCAGGAAATCCTGAAGCAGTCGTCGGAAACCGCGATCGCGGGCCTGCTGGCGCGGCTGCAATAA
- a CDS encoding (R)-mandelonitrile lyase, with protein MMDKQTQSPATKHGASEYFTGTAWLDEVITTPIEMGVSVFRVTFEPGARTAWHTHPVGQILVVESGVGRAQILGEPVREIHAGESVYFAAGVKHWHGAAPDRIMVHLAIQRVDEAGHYIEWREHVSDAEYVV; from the coding sequence ATGATGGACAAGCAAACACAAAGCCCCGCGACGAAGCATGGGGCTTCCGAATACTTTACGGGAACGGCCTGGCTGGATGAAGTCATCACCACTCCGATAGAGATGGGCGTCAGCGTATTCCGCGTGACATTCGAGCCCGGAGCGCGTACAGCGTGGCATACGCATCCTGTCGGACAAATCCTCGTGGTGGAGTCGGGCGTCGGCCGGGCGCAGATCCTGGGAGAGCCGGTCCGCGAAATCCACGCGGGAGAATCCGTCTACTTCGCGGCAGGCGTCAAGCACTGGCACGGCGCCGCGCCGGATCGGATCATGGTTCATCTCGCGATCCAGCGCGTGGACGAGGCCGGCCATTACATCGAGTGGCGGGAGCATGTCAGTGATGCAGAATATGTCGTCTAA
- a CDS encoding tautomerase family protein: MRSYIYPWENKSMPLVRISLKRGKSDAYVQAVADGVHEAMTATIHVPDEDRFQIISEHEEGRLITHPSYLGIARTENAVIVQITMLAGRTTEQKQALYRRIAENLQANPGVRREDVMVVASENGADDWSFGNGEAQFASRTYEELRGKGKPQ; encoded by the coding sequence ATGAGGTCTTACATTTATCCCTGGGAGAATAAGTCCATGCCGCTGGTGCGCATTTCACTCAAAAGAGGAAAATCCGACGCTTACGTGCAGGCCGTCGCGGACGGCGTGCATGAGGCGATGACCGCGACAATCCATGTCCCGGATGAAGATCGCTTTCAGATCATCTCGGAGCATGAAGAGGGCCGCCTGATCACGCATCCGAGTTACCTGGGGATTGCCCGCACGGAGAACGCTGTGATTGTCCAGATCACGATGCTGGCGGGGCGGACGACCGAGCAGAAGCAGGCGCTCTACCGGCGCATCGCGGAGAACTTGCAGGCGAATCCGGGAGTGCGCCGCGAAGACGTGATGGTGGTTGCGAGCGAAAATGGCGCCGACGATTGGTCGTTTGGGAACGGAGAGGCGCAATTCGCCTCCCGCACATACGAAGAGTTACGAGGAAAAGGGAAGCCGCAATGA
- a CDS encoding DUF4865 family protein, producing MLAMQYSITLPRDYDMGIVRDRVAKRGPSFDGTPHLEFKAFLISEVDMGGARENRYAPFYLWRSEVGTLDFLHDFRFAGLTQDFGWPSVHMWMPMAFRRGEASDAPVTATREAISIAPHSDLAALRAAEMERQEKAIAVPGVYARVVALDPRTWELVRFTLWSGDPQSAIADAAETLQYEVLHLSLGE from the coding sequence ATGCTGGCGATGCAGTATTCAATCACGCTGCCGCGTGATTACGACATGGGGATCGTCCGCGATCGGGTCGCAAAGCGCGGCCCCTCGTTTGACGGAACTCCGCATCTTGAATTCAAAGCCTTTTTGATCTCGGAAGTCGACATGGGCGGCGCTCGCGAGAACCGGTACGCGCCGTTTTATCTCTGGCGCTCGGAAGTGGGAACGCTGGATTTCCTGCACGACTTCAGGTTCGCCGGACTCACCCAGGACTTCGGCTGGCCGTCGGTCCATATGTGGATGCCCATGGCCTTTCGCCGAGGCGAGGCGTCCGATGCGCCCGTGACGGCGACGCGGGAGGCGATCTCCATTGCTCCGCACTCCGATCTTGCCGCGCTGCGCGCCGCAGAAATGGAGCGGCAGGAAAAGGCCATAGCCGTCCCCGGCGTCTATGCCCGCGTGGTCGCGCTTGATCCGCGTACTTGGGAGCTCGTGCGCTTCACGCTTTGGAGCGGCGATCCGCAGAGCGCCATCGCCGATGCGGCGGAGACTCTGCAATATGAGGTCTTACATTTATCCCTGGGAGAATAA
- a CDS encoding LmrA/YxaF family transcription factor, whose protein sequence is MAAAVVHSSEMIRQLMVDSFASAKTASEGFDALIDAYARSLAQTDYRAGCPVGTVAVEAPDLPIVRSAVAAVFQSWREALREALTRMGAQDGRADELATFILSIIEGGLAVAKGTQSLEPLESAKREVSRLLRYEGLDTQVEGNLL, encoded by the coding sequence GTGGCCGCTGCCGTTGTGCATTCATCCGAAATGATTCGCCAATTGATGGTGGATTCGTTTGCGTCGGCGAAGACTGCGAGTGAGGGATTCGATGCTTTGATCGACGCCTATGCGCGATCGCTGGCGCAAACGGATTATCGCGCCGGATGTCCCGTGGGCACGGTGGCGGTGGAGGCCCCGGATCTGCCCATCGTCCGCTCGGCTGTCGCCGCTGTTTTTCAGAGCTGGCGTGAAGCGCTGCGTGAGGCGCTGACGCGTATGGGCGCTCAGGATGGGCGCGCCGACGAATTGGCGACATTCATTCTCTCGATTATCGAAGGCGGTCTCGCGGTGGCGAAGGGAACACAAAGTTTGGAGCCGCTGGAGAGCGCCAAGCGAGAAGTCTCTCGTCTGCTGCGTTATGAAGGACTGGATACGCAGGTGGAAGGAAATCTGTTATGA
- a CDS encoding NmrA/HSCARG family protein, whose amino-acid sequence MNSDKTILVTGATGQQGGAATRRLLEAGFRVRAMTRNPSSDAARALQSAGAEVVRGDFGDRASLDDAARGVYGVFCVQAAYWDPNDDTQNEEARDGKAIADAALAAGARHFVYTSVCGSEGQSLYRRLAKWEIEQYLWTLDLPVTVVRPSFFLENLMMPFFGVPDGRLSLATAPSTALEVIAVDDIGVFAALAFSDPGTWAGKTVDLAGDALTGPEIADALTQALGRPIVFHELSLADIRQINELVAASFQWANDAGVQSDIPALRAAHPGLLRLETWLTQSGADLIRGSIHRR is encoded by the coding sequence ATGAATAGCGACAAAACGATATTGGTGACAGGCGCAACGGGGCAGCAGGGAGGGGCGGCGACGCGGCGCCTGCTGGAAGCGGGATTTCGGGTGCGGGCAATGACGCGCAATCCCAGCAGTGATGCGGCGCGGGCGCTGCAAAGCGCCGGGGCCGAGGTCGTGCGCGGAGACTTCGGCGATCGCGCGTCCCTTGACGACGCAGCGCGGGGGGTTTACGGCGTTTTCTGTGTCCAGGCCGCCTACTGGGACCCGAACGATGACACGCAGAACGAAGAAGCGCGCGACGGAAAAGCGATCGCCGACGCCGCGCTGGCGGCGGGCGCGCGGCATTTTGTCTACACGTCCGTATGCGGTTCTGAAGGCCAATCTCTTTACCGGCGCCTAGCCAAGTGGGAAATCGAGCAGTATCTCTGGACACTGGATCTTCCAGTCACCGTGGTCCGCCCGTCATTCTTTCTGGAGAACCTCATGATGCCATTCTTTGGCGTGCCGGACGGGCGCCTTTCGCTCGCCACCGCTCCCAGCACGGCGCTGGAGGTCATCGCCGTCGACGACATCGGCGTTTTCGCCGCCCTCGCCTTTTCCGATCCCGGAACATGGGCCGGCAAGACCGTCGATCTCGCCGGCGACGCGCTGACCGGCCCTGAGATCGCGGACGCCCTCACGCAAGCGCTGGGCCGTCCCATCGTCTTTCACGAGCTCTCCCTCGCCGACATCCGCCAAATCAACGAACTTGTCGCCGCGTCATTTCAGTGGGCAAACGACGCCGGCGTCCAATCCGACATTCCGGCCCTCCGCGCCGCCCACCCCGGCCTGCTCCGCTTAGAGACATGGCTCACACAAAGCGGTGCGGATCTCATTCGAGGATCGATCCATCGCCGTTAG
- a CDS encoding nuclear transport factor 2 family protein: MDTKTLLLIACAGALLAGAACPPAGAIGVSAARQAIQASYRRFTVAESRLSYPPIKDASEAFLAPDFTLHTATGHTLNLGEFLKEMELTTHEVVKVHEDRFQTTGLRRQGSTITETGIYTFVRKALDVDAYYGKKNLPHLVSERMPYRAIWILIDGRWRLRTLSLLSDKLVVDGKPHPVV, from the coding sequence ATGGATACAAAGACACTTCTGTTAATCGCGTGCGCTGGCGCGCTGCTGGCGGGGGCGGCCTGCCCACCCGCAGGCGCTATCGGCGTTTCGGCGGCGCGTCAGGCGATCCAAGCCAGCTATCGCCGTTTCACAGTCGCGGAGTCTCGTTTGAGCTATCCTCCGATCAAGGATGCTTCCGAAGCATTTCTTGCCCCGGACTTCACGCTGCATACGGCGACCGGGCACACGCTGAACCTTGGCGAATTCCTGAAAGAAATGGAATTGACCACACATGAAGTCGTTAAGGTTCACGAAGATCGGTTCCAGACGACTGGGCTCAGGCGTCAGGGGAGCACAATCACGGAGACCGGAATCTATACCTTCGTCCGGAAGGCGCTGGATGTGGACGCCTATTACGGCAAGAAGAATCTGCCGCATCTTGTCAGTGAACGCATGCCCTATCGGGCGATATGGATTCTTATAGACGGCCGCTGGCGCCTTCGGACGCTCAGCTTGCTCAGTGATAAGCTGGTTGTCGACGGGAAGCCGCATCCCGTGGTGTAG
- a CDS encoding winged helix-turn-helix transcriptional regulator: MTTHDACQCSALQASDQPCALTQVIDVISTKWALPVLHQLLIADGPVRFGALKKTVGVVTQRELTRTLRRFEDFGLVDRKAYAETPMRVEYTLTPLGESLREPILSLGRWARENADQLQVPASPDHTEAYGAAASRREI, from the coding sequence ATGACGACGCATGACGCCTGCCAGTGCTCGGCGCTGCAAGCCTCCGATCAGCCCTGCGCGCTCACCCAGGTGATCGATGTGATTTCGACCAAATGGGCGCTTCCCGTGCTGCACCAGTTGTTGATCGCCGATGGCCCCGTGCGCTTCGGCGCATTGAAGAAGACGGTCGGCGTGGTGACGCAGCGCGAGCTGACCCGCACTCTGCGGCGTTTCGAGGACTTTGGCCTGGTGGACCGAAAAGCGTATGCGGAGACGCCGATGCGTGTCGAGTATACGTTGACGCCGCTCGGAGAATCCCTGCGCGAGCCGATCCTCAGCCTAGGCCGCTGGGCGCGCGAAAACGCCGATCAGCTTCAAGTCCCGGCGTCGCCCGACCATACCGAAGCTTATGGGGCGGCGGCAAGTCGGCGGGAAATATGA
- a CDS encoding phosphate-starvation-inducible PsiE family protein, translating to MKHFIEKTESILLWVLAFLLLAAVVLGTVDLIFIFVEILRLPPVMVVKPETLFHMFGEFLIILMGLKLIKLVLLNMPGHSSPMTAVVEVALIGVGQKVVTMDLKAQSPATLVGVAALILALSVSYGVCYYIQAQTKGKTAAAASDENL from the coding sequence ATGAAACACTTTATCGAGAAGACCGAGAGCATTCTGCTTTGGGTGCTGGCGTTTCTGCTGCTGGCGGCCGTGGTGCTGGGAACAGTCGATTTGATCTTTATCTTCGTCGAAATTCTCCGGCTGCCGCCGGTGATGGTTGTTAAGCCGGAGACGCTGTTTCATATGTTCGGTGAGTTTTTGATCATCTTGATGGGGCTGAAGCTTATCAAGCTGGTGCTGCTCAACATGCCGGGGCATTCGTCCCCCATGACCGCCGTGGTGGAAGTGGCGCTGATCGGCGTGGGCCAGAAGGTGGTGACGATGGATCTGAAGGCGCAGTCGCCCGCGACGCTTGTCGGAGTCGCCGCGCTGATTCTGGCGCTGTCCGTCTCTTATGGCGTGTGTTACTATATCCAGGCGCAGACGAAAGGAAAAACCGCCGCTGCGGCAAGTGACGAAAACCTTTGA
- a CDS encoding helix-turn-helix domain-containing protein: protein MTGDMVLTPASRPSHWSKEQAGEGLHLFVAPSLLASVGEDLGGGGDLRSAFCVRDPQVEHIGYALLDEARQGCPNGPWYGEALGTALAAHLLRRYGVSAGLTREDKAYGLSPSRLRRVLDFMQDHLDQEITLAQAAEVAGISPYYFARLFRQSTGLSPHQHLIERRVERAKEMLAAGGVSVGETAVAVGFSDQSHLARHFKRLVGVTPSRFVRNI from the coding sequence ATGACGGGGGATATGGTGCTAACGCCGGCTTCGCGTCCGAGTCATTGGAGCAAAGAGCAGGCGGGCGAGGGGCTTCATCTCTTTGTGGCGCCTTCGCTGCTGGCGAGCGTGGGGGAAGATCTAGGCGGCGGCGGGGATTTGCGGAGCGCGTTTTGCGTGCGGGACCCTCAAGTCGAGCACATCGGGTATGCGCTGCTGGACGAAGCGCGGCAAGGCTGCCCGAACGGCCCATGGTATGGCGAGGCGCTCGGAACGGCGCTGGCGGCGCATCTGCTGCGCCGCTACGGAGTCTCGGCCGGCCTTACGCGAGAGGACAAGGCTTACGGCCTCTCGCCGTCGCGCCTGCGCCGCGTGCTCGACTTCATGCAGGATCATCTCGATCAGGAGATCACTCTCGCGCAGGCCGCCGAGGTCGCGGGAATCAGCCCCTATTACTTCGCGCGTTTGTTTCGGCAGTCGACGGGACTTTCGCCGCACCAGCATCTGATCGAACGACGTGTCGAACGCGCCAAAGAGATGCTGGCCGCCGGGGGCGTCTCCGTGGGCGAGACCGCCGTCGCCGTGGGTTTCTCCGATCAAAGCCATCTCGCGCGCCATTTCAAGCGCCTGGTCGGCGTCACGCCGTCGCGCTTTGTCCGCAATATTTAA